One window of Phycodurus eques isolate BA_2022a chromosome 8, UOR_Pequ_1.1, whole genome shotgun sequence genomic DNA carries:
- the LOC133406417 gene encoding transmembrane protein 69-like isoform X1, which produces MLSVVFKRKSTVAAQKLLHLARHPPKCWPSSLLRVTNCGSDPQLVSWASLARPSTEWPQVSWEKYSPVVLACMGSGLFPRTPFNLAFTARNQYFHSSVIRLKKRLQPEPPPRELDLLRYDMKDLWKSPKPALWLGFAGLIPFVAPPLFMGVTESYLPEFAYAQVAYAASIVSFLGGARWGFALPDSSPAKPDWINLSNSVIPSLLAWVTMLMADSIVPAATMVIMALGISLHYDLSLLPTYPSWFKALRAILTMVAFFSLVGTLIAHGIYPEKNLFSE; this is translated from the exons ATGCTCTCtgttgtatttaaaagaaaaagcaccGTAGCTGCCCAGAAG TTATTGCACTTGGCACGACACCCACCAAAATGTTGGCCATCGTCACTTCTCAGAGTAACTAATTGTGGATCAGACCCTCAACTGGTCAGCTGGGCCTCCTTGGCCAGGCCGTCAACAGAATGGCCTCAAGTTTCCTGGGAAAAGTATTCTCCTGTCGTCCTTGCTTGCATGGGGAGTGGCCTCTTTCCGAGGACCCCATTTAATTTGGCTTTTACAGCGAGGAATCAATATTTCCATTCTTCTGTCATAAGGCTAAAGAAGCGACTACAGCCCGAACCTCCTCCCAGAGAGCTGGACCTGCTACGCTATGACATGAAGGACTTGTGGAAGAGTCCCAAACCAGCTCTGTGGTTGGGGTTTGCCGGACTGATCCCCTTTGTTGCCCCCCCTCTCTTCATGGGCGTGACTGAAAGCTACCTTCCCGAGTTTGCCTACGCTCAGGTGGCCTACGCCGCCTCCATCGTTTCCTTCCTGGGCGGAGCTCGTTGGGGGTTCGCCCTCCCTGATAGCAGCCCGGCTAAACCTGACTGGATTAACCTGAGCAACAGTGTGATTCCTTCACTCTTAGCCTGGGTTACCATGCTAATGGCCGACAGCATTGTTCCTGCAGCAACCATGGTTATCATGGCATTGGGAATCTCACTTCACTATGATCTGTCACTGCTGCCCACTTACCCCAGCTGGTTTAAAGCCCTGCGTGCCATCTTGACCATggtggcatttttttccctagTTGGTACACTCATCGCACATGGAATTTACCCAGAGAAGAATTTGTTTTCAGAGTGA
- the LOC133406417 gene encoding transmembrane protein 69-like isoform X2, which yields MLSVVFKRKSTVAAQKLLHLARHPPKCWPSSLLRVTNCGSDPQLVSWASLARPSTEWPQVSWEKLKKRLQPEPPPRELDLLRYDMKDLWKSPKPALWLGFAGLIPFVAPPLFMGVTESYLPEFAYAQVAYAASIVSFLGGARWGFALPDSSPAKPDWINLSNSVIPSLLAWVTMLMADSIVPAATMVIMALGISLHYDLSLLPTYPSWFKALRAILTMVAFFSLVGTLIAHGIYPEKNLFSE from the exons ATGCTCTCtgttgtatttaaaagaaaaagcaccGTAGCTGCCCAGAAG TTATTGCACTTGGCACGACACCCACCAAAATGTTGGCCATCGTCACTTCTCAGAGTAACTAATTGTGGATCAGACCCTCAACTGGTCAGCTGGGCCTCCTTGGCCAGGCCGTCAACAGAATGGCCTCAAGTTTCCTGGGAAAA GCTAAAGAAGCGACTACAGCCCGAACCTCCTCCCAGAGAGCTGGACCTGCTACGCTATGACATGAAGGACTTGTGGAAGAGTCCCAAACCAGCTCTGTGGTTGGGGTTTGCCGGACTGATCCCCTTTGTTGCCCCCCCTCTCTTCATGGGCGTGACTGAAAGCTACCTTCCCGAGTTTGCCTACGCTCAGGTGGCCTACGCCGCCTCCATCGTTTCCTTCCTGGGCGGAGCTCGTTGGGGGTTCGCCCTCCCTGATAGCAGCCCGGCTAAACCTGACTGGATTAACCTGAGCAACAGTGTGATTCCTTCACTCTTAGCCTGGGTTACCATGCTAATGGCCGACAGCATTGTTCCTGCAGCAACCATGGTTATCATGGCATTGGGAATCTCACTTCACTATGATCTGTCACTGCTGCCCACTTACCCCAGCTGGTTTAAAGCCCTGCGTGCCATCTTGACCATggtggcatttttttccctagTTGGTACACTCATCGCACATGGAATTTACCCAGAGAAGAATTTGTTTTCAGAGTGA
- the LOC133406416 gene encoding mitochondrial adenyl nucleotide antiporter SLC25A24-like — MIYFMQASPRSTCVVFAATLRKSHGAETSSGEPRSAFSSTMYQMVRNLFFTDCRCASDASKSYEELFAKLDTNKDGKVDVSELKAGLAAMGIRTRKGAARKIVSSGDQNQDEGLDFNEFSKYLKEHEKKLQLTFKSLDKNNDGQIDFMEIKQSLADLGLDIGKKEAEKILQSIDGDGTMTVDWNEWREHFLLTTATNLEEIVRYWKHTTVLDIGDSLTIPDEFTEEEKTTGLWWKQLSAGAMAGAVSRTGTAPLDRMKVFMQVHASKSNQINLVSGFKQMLKEGGLASLWRGNGINVLKIAPETAIKFTAYEKYKKMLSSEPGKIKTHERFIAGSLAGATAQTAIYPMEVMKTRLTLRKTGQYSGMFDCAKKILKKEGVKAFYKGYVPNILGIIPYAGIDLAVYESLKNLWLSRYAKDTANPGVLVLLGCGTISSTCGQLASYPLALVRTRMQAQASLEGAEQLHMKQMVKKILEKEGFFGLYRGILPNFMKVLPAVSISYVVYEYMRSGLGIQK, encoded by the exons ATGATCTACTTCATGCAAGCGTCTCCCCGGTCGACGTGTGTTGTCTTCGCTGCGACATTGCGGAAATCCCACGGAGCCGAAACCAGCAGCGGCGAGCCCAGGAGTGCATTTTCTTCCACCATGTACCAAATGGTTCGAAATCTGTTTTTTACCGACTGCCGGTGCGCATCGGATGCTTCCAAAAGTTACGAGGAGCTGTTCGCCAAACTCGACACGAACAAGGATGGGAAAGTGGATGTGTCGGAGCTGAAGGCAGGCCTGGCTGCCATGGGCATCCGGACCCGGAAAGGAGCGGCTCGG AAAATTGTTTCATCTGGAGACCAGAACCAAGATGAAGGGCTCGACTTCAACGAGTTCTCCAAGTACCTGAAGGAACACGAGAAGAAGTTACAACTGACCTTCAAGAGCTTAGACAAAAACAATGATG GTCAAATAGACTTCATGGAGATCAAGCAGTCCCTTGCAGATCTTGGGCTGGACATCGGCAAAAAGGAAGCAGAGAAGATCCTTCAGAG tattgatGGAGATGGCACCATGACTGTGGACTGGAATGAATGGAGGGAGCATTTCCTATTAACCACAGCTACCAACCTTGAGGAGATTGTCCGATATTGGAAACACACGACG GTGTTGGACATTGGTGACAGCCTCACCATCCCAGATGAGTTTACGGAAGAGGAGAAGACCACAGGTTTGTGGTGGAAGCAGCTGTCTGCGGGGGCCATGGCCGGGGCAGTGTCCCGTACAGGAACTGCCCCACTGGACAGAATGAAGGTCTTCATGCAG GTCCACGCTTCCAAGAGCAACCAAATCAACTTGGTCAGTGGTTTCAAGCAAATGTTGAAAGAAGGAGGCTTGGCGTCTTTGTGGCGAGGAAATGGCATTAATGTCCTGAAGATTGCCCCAGAGACTGCCATTAAATTCACGGCCTATGAGAAG TATAAGAAGATGCTGTCCAGCGAACCAGGGAAGATCAAGACACATGAGAGGTTCATTGCAGGATCGCTTGCTGGAGCAACAGCGCAAACAGCCATCTACCCCATGGAG GTGATGAAGACCAGGCTAACCCTGAGGAAGACAGGGCAGTACTCGGGAATGTTTGACTGTGCcaagaaaatcctgaaaaaggAAGGCGTTAAGGCATTCTACAAGGGCTATGTTCCTAATATTCTAGGAATCATTCCATATGCTGGGATAGACCTGGCTGTTTATGAG AGCTTGAAGAACTTGTGGTTGTCCCGCTATGCCAAAGACACAGCCAACCCGGGTGTGCTGGTGCTGCTGGGCTGTGGTACCATCTCTAGTACTTGTGGCCAGTTGGCCAGCTACCCCTTGGCTCTGGTCCGCACCAGGATGCAGGCACAAG CTTCTCTCGAGGGTGCGGAGCAATTGCACATGAAGCAGATGGTGAAGAAGATTCTAGAGAAAGAAGGATTCTTTGGACTTTACCGTGGCATCTTGCCCAATTTCATGAAGGTGCTGCCAGCCGTCAGCATCAGCTATGTGGTGTATGAATATATGCGGTCAGGCTTGGGTATACAGAAGTAG